A window from Streptomyces subrutilus encodes these proteins:
- a CDS encoding type I polyketide synthase, whose translation MTSPAHVPDLVIGLTPFGEPDARLAAAVTRGGGLGVLDLGTGDRAAREAWRDLRRWVPGRHGVRVGPRCRLPVAELDHGGGLPHTVVLAAGAPWRPAELPAGVRVLAEVTGADEARTALDAGVHGLVARGSECGGRIGELGTFVLLQLLLDIAGPDGPPVWACGGMAPDTAAAAVVGGAAGVVLDTQLALLAESAVPAAVASVLRGMDGSETTVRDGHRFLHRPTPGAGPADGSPGGPERVTALLGGRDPDAQLLPVGQDGFLAARFADRFGDAAGAVRAVTDAVRAAGAGQGAAELLRPGSPMSRALGTRLPVAQGPMTRVSDGTDFARAVAGGGALPFLALALAGRDQARALLAEAATALAGRPWGVGVLGFAPEETRTAQLEAVRAHRPSHVIIAGGRPSQARALEDDGIRAFLHVPSPGLLRQYLEQGARRFVFEGAECGGHVGPRNGFPLWAAQLGVLGDWADQHADGAAGIEVFLAGGIHDARSAAMVAALAGPLTARGGAVGVLMGTAYLFTEEAVACGAVRPLFQRQVLAAERTALLHTAPGHATRCVPSPFSDGFRELEAGLRAEGVPGREIWERLERLNVGRLRIASKGVERTAAGVLAPVDEARQYAEGMFMAGEVAALRTATTTVAALHASVTDEAADFLGRRCADLRGRLAAGDGRERAPGPAPAPLDVAIVGMACMFPQAPDLAAFWAHVLDGHDAVTEVPPERWDPAVHYSPEPGAASSSRWGGFLPRIPFDPLRYGIPPASLGSIEPVQLLALEASRRALEDAGYGEEGRAFDRTRAGVVFGAEAGSDLSNATTLRAVLPSYYGHVPAALDEQLPRLTEDTFPGMLANVVSGRVANRLDLRGANYTVDAACASSLAAVDVACKELVLGTSDLMLCGGADLHNGIADYALFTSVHALSPTGRSRAFDDSADGIALGEGVACVVLKRLADAERDGDRVYGVIKGVGSSSDGRSLGLTAPRPEGQRAALERAYRNAGVSPAQVALVEAHGTGTVVGDRTELRVLTDVFTRAGAVSGACVLGSVKSQIGHTKCAAGLAGLIKTALALHTGVRPPTLHLERPVSAWKEDESPFVFHREALPWPGAPERRLAGVSAFGFGGTNFHVVLAAHGGDAPPPVHARDLWPAELFAFRGTGPAAARRAAADLLDLAAAAEAGTVPWRLRDLAATASHRAGRARGRVQASFVAHDTAELCLRLRHTLDALDGLDGLDASGTDGADGADGSARADRADRASRAGGPPYGVHLAPAPDEAADAGLTAFLFPGQGSQRPGMSAHLFTAFPELGRLLGTDGGARVPGALYPPAAFDDAARERARQALTDTRAAQPALGIVELAAYDLLTRAGVRPDLAAGHSYGELVALCAAGVLDPGALPGLSAERAAAVLGAAGDDPGAMAAVAATPEEIERALGGQLPPGLVIANHNAPRQSVLSGPTAAVEAALPPLREAGHGAKRLPVACAFHSPLLAAAGPAFRRVLERQPLRAPEFPVWANRTALPYGTGPDAVRDELAAQIGAPVRFAAQIEAMYEAGARTFVEVGPGRVLTRLVADILSGRPHRVVACEPRADSGLPGLLDALARLAAAGLPVVTDWMFRGRDAVDTDRTPAPRRPGWTVDGHLVRTASGEPLPGALAPARRVVETPVTTDPGQTPTGGATDALIAEFLRTSRDMVAAQRDVLLAYFGAAPEPRSLPGHPRPLRGPDPLPQLPAASPAYGTPAAPDAPAAPAPAHGPEPVAAAGSDGAGALTEEGVLRAVLELISERTGYPLDMVEPDLDLEADLSVDSIKRAEIAGELARRLGAPDGSAPAVLDDAELEELTRARTASAIARWLTTRAAPPADPAGTESPEPDSEPESPEAESPGPVPATVALSASASASAASGAPDAGPLVAAPRRLRMLPVPLPEPDPVPAPAGLAGTRYALLGDGGGAFRGVAAELAARLGRLGAEAVVLGADHAPGEADGPVDGVVVLAALGEGGKPFLPAGFTVVRDALRRGPRRLVLARAATGLRAAGVDGLVRTAAREYPAVSVRCVGLDLGAAASPADAAAALLAELLADGAPPVVLRTPAGRFAPELTAAPLGALGSTGAGPAGEGAAEAAALGLDRDGVVVVVGGARGITARCAAALAAASRCRIELLGRTPAPTGPESPETAGAPDRAALRAVLAGTGRYGTPAEVERAADLVLGRREITATLDALRAAGSRAGYRSVDCRDASAVLQAVKEIHSEHGRLDGVVHAAGIIEDRLMEEKTAASFGQVYGTKTEGAAALLSAVEQLPELPSFIVLFGSIAAVLGNRGQADYAAANDALEALGSAWAARTGRRALTVHWGPWAPSEGHTGMVGPELARHYARRGVTLIDPEEGALALLRELAWGDETLRAVVHTASEW comes from the coding sequence ATGACATCGCCAGCGCACGTCCCGGACCTGGTCATCGGATTGACGCCGTTCGGCGAGCCCGACGCACGGCTCGCGGCCGCCGTCACGCGCGGCGGAGGGCTCGGGGTGCTGGACCTCGGGACCGGGGACCGCGCGGCCCGTGAGGCCTGGAGGGACCTGCGCCGGTGGGTGCCGGGCCGCCACGGGGTGCGCGTGGGGCCCCGGTGCCGATTACCCGTGGCCGAGCTCGACCACGGGGGCGGCCTCCCGCACACCGTGGTGCTCGCTGCCGGAGCCCCCTGGCGGCCGGCGGAGCTGCCGGCGGGCGTACGCGTCCTGGCCGAGGTGACCGGCGCGGACGAGGCCCGGACCGCGCTGGACGCCGGCGTCCACGGCCTCGTCGCCCGGGGCAGCGAGTGCGGCGGCCGGATCGGCGAGCTCGGCACGTTCGTCCTGCTCCAGCTGCTGCTGGACATCGCCGGCCCCGACGGCCCGCCCGTGTGGGCCTGCGGGGGCATGGCCCCGGACACGGCCGCCGCCGCCGTGGTCGGCGGAGCCGCGGGGGTGGTGCTCGACACCCAGCTCGCGCTCCTGGCCGAATCGGCGGTCCCGGCGGCCGTCGCCTCCGTCCTGCGCGGGATGGACGGCTCCGAGACCACCGTCCGCGACGGCCACCGGTTCCTGCACCGCCCCACCCCCGGCGCCGGGCCCGCGGACGGCTCCCCCGGCGGGCCGGAGCGGGTCACGGCCCTGCTCGGCGGACGGGATCCGGATGCGCAGCTGCTGCCCGTGGGCCAGGACGGCTTCCTCGCCGCCCGCTTCGCCGACCGCTTCGGCGACGCGGCGGGCGCCGTCCGCGCCGTCACCGACGCGGTGCGCGCCGCCGGGGCGGGGCAGGGCGCGGCGGAGCTCCTGCGTCCGGGGTCGCCCATGAGCCGCGCCCTGGGCACCCGGCTGCCCGTCGCGCAGGGACCCATGACCCGCGTCAGCGACGGCACGGACTTCGCCCGGGCGGTGGCCGGCGGCGGGGCCCTGCCCTTCCTGGCCCTGGCGCTCGCCGGCCGCGACCAGGCCCGCGCCCTGCTGGCCGAGGCGGCCACCGCGCTGGCCGGCCGCCCCTGGGGGGTGGGCGTGCTCGGTTTCGCCCCGGAGGAGACCCGTACCGCCCAGCTGGAGGCCGTACGCGCCCACCGGCCCAGCCACGTGATCATCGCCGGAGGACGGCCCTCGCAGGCGCGGGCCCTGGAGGACGACGGCATCAGGGCCTTCCTGCACGTGCCCTCGCCCGGTCTGCTGCGGCAGTACCTGGAGCAGGGGGCCCGGCGCTTCGTCTTCGAGGGCGCCGAATGCGGCGGCCACGTCGGCCCGCGCAACGGCTTCCCGCTCTGGGCGGCCCAACTGGGGGTGCTCGGCGACTGGGCGGACCAGCACGCGGACGGCGCGGCCGGGATCGAGGTGTTCCTCGCCGGCGGCATCCACGACGCCCGCTCCGCGGCCATGGTCGCCGCCCTCGCCGGCCCGCTCACCGCGCGCGGCGGCGCGGTGGGCGTCCTGATGGGCACCGCCTACCTGTTCACCGAGGAGGCCGTCGCGTGCGGCGCCGTACGGCCCCTCTTCCAGCGGCAGGTCCTCGCCGCCGAGCGGACCGCGCTGCTGCACACCGCCCCCGGCCACGCCACCCGCTGCGTGCCCAGCCCGTTCAGCGACGGGTTCCGCGAGCTGGAGGCCGGGCTGCGCGCCGAGGGCGTCCCGGGGCGCGAGATCTGGGAGCGGTTGGAGCGGCTCAACGTCGGCCGGCTGCGCATCGCCAGCAAGGGCGTCGAACGCACCGCGGCCGGAGTCCTCGCACCGGTGGACGAGGCCCGCCAGTACGCCGAGGGAATGTTCATGGCGGGCGAGGTGGCGGCCCTGCGCACGGCGACCACCACCGTCGCCGCCCTGCACGCGTCCGTCACCGACGAGGCCGCCGACTTCCTCGGCCGGCGCTGCGCGGACCTCCGCGGCCGTCTCGCGGCCGGTGACGGCCGCGAGAGGGCGCCCGGGCCCGCACCGGCTCCGCTGGACGTGGCGATCGTGGGCATGGCCTGCATGTTCCCGCAGGCGCCGGACCTGGCCGCCTTCTGGGCGCACGTGCTCGACGGGCACGACGCCGTCACCGAAGTGCCCCCGGAACGCTGGGACCCGGCCGTGCACTACTCCCCCGAACCGGGGGCGGCCAGCTCCTCCCGGTGGGGCGGCTTCCTGCCCCGGATCCCCTTCGACCCGCTGCGCTACGGCATCCCGCCGGCCTCGCTGGGCAGCATCGAGCCCGTCCAGCTCCTCGCCCTCGAAGCCTCCCGGCGCGCCCTGGAGGACGCCGGGTACGGGGAGGAGGGCCGGGCCTTCGACCGGACGCGGGCGGGCGTCGTCTTCGGCGCCGAGGCGGGCAGCGACCTCTCCAACGCCACCACCCTGCGGGCCGTCCTCCCCTCCTACTACGGGCACGTCCCGGCGGCGTTGGACGAGCAGTTGCCACGGCTCACCGAGGACACCTTTCCCGGCATGCTCGCCAACGTCGTCTCCGGGCGGGTGGCCAACCGCCTCGATCTGCGCGGCGCCAACTACACCGTCGACGCCGCCTGCGCGTCCTCCCTGGCCGCCGTCGACGTGGCCTGCAAGGAGCTGGTGCTCGGCACCAGCGACCTGATGCTGTGCGGGGGCGCCGACCTCCACAACGGCATAGCCGACTACGCCCTGTTCACCTCGGTGCACGCGCTCTCCCCCACCGGCCGCTCCCGGGCCTTCGACGACTCCGCCGACGGCATCGCCCTGGGGGAGGGCGTCGCGTGCGTGGTCCTCAAGCGCCTGGCGGACGCCGAGCGCGACGGCGACCGCGTGTACGGGGTCATCAAGGGGGTCGGCAGTTCCAGCGACGGCCGGTCCCTCGGACTGACCGCCCCGCGACCGGAGGGCCAGCGCGCCGCTCTGGAACGCGCCTACCGCAATGCCGGGGTCTCGCCCGCCCAGGTCGCCCTCGTCGAGGCCCACGGCACCGGCACCGTCGTGGGCGACCGCACCGAACTGCGCGTGCTCACCGACGTGTTCACGCGGGCGGGCGCGGTGAGCGGGGCGTGCGTGCTGGGGTCGGTGAAGTCGCAGATCGGGCACACCAAGTGCGCCGCGGGCCTGGCCGGGCTCATCAAGACCGCGCTCGCCCTGCACACCGGTGTCCGGCCGCCGACGCTGCACCTGGAGCGGCCGGTCTCGGCCTGGAAGGAGGACGAGAGCCCGTTCGTCTTCCACCGGGAGGCGCTGCCGTGGCCCGGCGCGCCCGAGCGGCGGCTCGCGGGCGTGAGCGCCTTCGGCTTCGGCGGCACCAACTTCCACGTCGTCCTCGCCGCGCACGGCGGCGACGCGCCGCCGCCGGTCCACGCCCGGGACCTCTGGCCGGCGGAGCTGTTCGCCTTCCGGGGCACCGGGCCCGCGGCGGCCCGCCGCGCGGCGGCCGACCTGCTCGACCTGGCCGCCGCGGCCGAGGCGGGGACCGTTCCGTGGCGGCTGCGCGACCTGGCCGCCACGGCCTCGCACCGTGCGGGCCGGGCCCGGGGGCGCGTGCAGGCCTCCTTCGTCGCGCACGACACGGCCGAGCTGTGCCTGCGGCTGCGTCACACGCTCGACGCCCTCGACGGCCTCGACGGCCTCGACGCATCCGGGACGGACGGGGCGGACGGGGCGGACGGGTCGGCGCGCGCCGACCGCGCGGACCGTGCGAGCCGGGCGGGCGGTCCGCCGTACGGCGTGCACCTCGCTCCCGCGCCGGACGAGGCCGCCGACGCCGGGCTCACCGCGTTCCTGTTCCCGGGGCAGGGCAGCCAGCGCCCGGGGATGTCGGCGCACCTGTTCACCGCCTTCCCGGAACTGGGCCGCCTGCTGGGGACCGACGGCGGGGCCCGGGTTCCCGGCGCCCTCTACCCGCCCGCCGCGTTCGACGACGCGGCGCGGGAGCGCGCCCGGCAGGCCCTGACCGACACCCGTGCCGCCCAGCCGGCCCTGGGGATCGTCGAACTCGCCGCGTACGACCTGCTGACCCGCGCCGGCGTCCGCCCCGACCTGGCCGCCGGCCACAGCTACGGCGAGCTCGTCGCCCTGTGCGCGGCGGGCGTCCTCGACCCCGGTGCCCTGCCCGGCCTCAGTGCCGAACGCGCGGCGGCCGTCCTCGGCGCGGCGGGCGACGACCCCGGCGCCATGGCCGCCGTCGCCGCCACCCCCGAGGAGATCGAGCGGGCGCTCGGCGGACAGTTGCCGCCGGGCCTGGTCATCGCCAACCACAACGCCCCCCGGCAGAGCGTCCTCTCCGGTCCGACGGCCGCGGTCGAAGCGGCGCTGCCGCCGCTGCGCGAGGCCGGCCACGGCGCGAAGCGGCTGCCGGTCGCCTGTGCCTTCCACAGCCCGCTGCTCGCCGCCGCCGGCCCCGCCTTCCGGCGGGTCCTGGAGCGGCAGCCGCTGCGCGCACCGGAGTTCCCGGTCTGGGCCAATCGCACCGCCCTCCCCTACGGGACCGGTCCCGACGCCGTGCGCGACGAACTCGCGGCACAGATCGGCGCGCCGGTGCGCTTCGCGGCGCAGATCGAGGCGATGTACGAGGCCGGGGCGCGCACCTTCGTCGAGGTGGGGCCCGGCCGCGTCCTGACCCGGCTCGTCGCCGACATCTTGAGCGGGCGCCCGCACCGCGTCGTCGCCTGCGAGCCGCGGGCGGACAGCGGCCTGCCGGGCCTCCTGGACGCGCTGGCCCGGCTCGCCGCGGCCGGGCTGCCGGTGGTGACGGACTGGATGTTCCGGGGCCGGGACGCCGTCGACACCGACCGGACACCCGCACCGCGCCGCCCCGGCTGGACGGTGGACGGACACCTCGTCCGCACCGCCTCCGGCGAGCCGCTCCCCGGCGCCCTCGCGCCGGCCCGACGAGTCGTGGAGACCCCTGTGACAACGGATCCCGGTCAGACGCCGACCGGCGGTGCGACCGACGCCCTCATCGCCGAGTTCCTGCGCACCAGCCGGGACATGGTCGCCGCGCAACGCGACGTCCTGCTCGCCTACTTCGGCGCCGCCCCGGAGCCGAGATCCCTCCCGGGGCACCCGCGGCCGCTCCGGGGACCGGACCCGTTGCCGCAGCTCCCGGCCGCGTCCCCGGCGTACGGCACGCCTGCCGCGCCGGACGCACCTGCCGCTCCCGCACCGGCGCACGGCCCCGAGCCGGTGGCCGCGGCCGGGTCCGACGGGGCCGGGGCGCTCACCGAGGAGGGGGTGCTGCGCGCGGTCCTGGAGCTCATCAGCGAGCGCACCGGCTATCCCCTGGACATGGTGGAGCCCGATCTCGACCTGGAGGCCGACCTCAGCGTCGACTCCATCAAGCGCGCCGAGATCGCCGGGGAACTGGCCCGGCGCCTGGGCGCCCCGGACGGCTCGGCCCCGGCCGTCCTGGACGACGCGGAGCTGGAGGAACTCACCCGCGCCCGGACCGCTTCGGCGATCGCGCGCTGGCTGACGACCCGCGCCGCTCCCCCGGCCGACCCCGCCGGCACCGAATCGCCCGAACCCGACTCCGAACCCGAATCACCCGAAGCCGAATCACCCGGACCCGTGCCCGCAACCGTGGCCCTGTCCGCATCCGCATCCGCATCCGCAGCGAGTGGCGCTCCGGACGCGGGCCCGCTCGTCGCCGCGCCCCGGCGCTTGCGGATGCTGCCGGTGCCGCTGCCCGAACCGGACCCGGTGCCCGCACCGGCAGGGCTCGCCGGTACGCGGTACGCCCTGCTCGGCGACGGCGGCGGCGCCTTCCGCGGCGTCGCGGCGGAGCTGGCGGCCCGGCTGGGGCGCCTCGGCGCCGAAGCGGTCGTCCTCGGGGCCGACCACGCGCCGGGTGAGGCGGACGGCCCCGTGGACGGCGTCGTCGTCCTCGCCGCGCTCGGCGAGGGCGGCAAGCCGTTCCTGCCGGCCGGCTTCACGGTCGTACGGGACGCCCTGCGGCGCGGCCCCCGGCGGCTGGTCCTGGCCCGCGCGGCGACCGGGCTCCGGGCCGCCGGGGTGGACGGACTGGTACGGACCGCCGCCCGCGAGTACCCGGCCGTGAGCGTGCGCTGCGTCGGGCTCGACCTGGGCGCGGCGGCGTCGCCCGCCGACGCCGCGGCCGCGCTGCTGGCCGAACTCCTGGCGGACGGCGCCCCGCCCGTCGTCCTGCGCACCCCCGCCGGGCGGTTCGCTCCCGAGCTGACCGCGGCGCCGCTCGGCGCGCTCGGCAGCACGGGAGCGGGACCCGCGGGCGAGGGCGCCGCCGAGGCGGCCGCGCTGGGCCTGGACCGGGACGGCGTCGTGGTCGTCGTCGGGGGGGCCCGCGGGATCACCGCGCGCTGTGCGGCCGCCCTCGCGGCCGCCTCCCGGTGCCGCATCGAACTCCTCGGCCGCACCCCGGCGCCCACCGGCCCCGAGAGCCCGGAGACCGCCGGCGCCCCCGACCGGGCCGCGCTGCGGGCCGTGCTCGCGGGCACCGGCCGCTACGGCACCCCCGCCGAGGTCGAGCGCGCCGCCGACCTGGTCCTGGGCCGGCGCGAAATCACCGCCACGCTGGACGCGCTGCGCGCGGCGGGCAGCCGGGCCGGCTACCGCAGCGTGGACTGCCGGGACGCGTCCGCCGTGCTGCAGGCGGTCAAGGAGATCCACTCCGAGCACGGCCGTCTCGACGGGGTGGTCCACGCCGCCGGGATCATCGAGGACCGGCTGATGGAGGAGAAGACCGCCGCGTCGTTCGGGCAGGTCTACGGCACCAAGACCGAGGGGGCGGCGGCCCTGCTGTCCGCCGTGGAGCAACTGCCCGAGCTCCCCTCCTTCATCGTGCTGTTCGGCAGCATCGCGGCCGTCCTCGGCAACCGCGGCCAGGCCGACTACGCGGCGGCCAACGACGCCCTGGAAGCCCTCGGCTCCGCGTGGGCCGCACGGACCGGGCGGCGCGCGCTGACCGTCCACTGGGGTCCGTGGGCGCCGTCGGAGGGCCACACCGGGATGGTCGGCCCCGAGCTGGCCCGCCACTACGCACGGCGCGGGGTCACGCTCATCGATCCCGAGGAGGGCGCCCTGGCGCTGCTGCGGGAGCTGGCCTGGGGCGACGAGACGCTCCGCGCGGTCGTCCACACCGCCTCGGAGTGGTGA